A part of bacterium genomic DNA contains:
- a CDS encoding lipid A biosynthesis acyltransferase, which produces DLPSGPAALARAAGVALLPVFVFRRGRHRSQLVFRPPIRVAGRGDDALAEAVRRIGADVEWAIRREPHQWFCFRELWPKLD; this is translated from the coding sequence GACCTGCCCTCGGGTCCCGCGGCCCTGGCCCGCGCCGCCGGCGTCGCCCTGCTGCCGGTGTTCGTCTTCCGCCGCGGCCGCCACCGCTCGCAGCTGGTCTTCCGGCCGCCGATCCGCGTCGCCGGCCGCGGCGACGACGCCCTCGCCGAAGCCGTCCGCCGCATCGGCGCCGACGTCGAGTGGGCGATCCGCCGCGAGCCTCACCAGTGGTTCTGCTTCCGCGAGCTGTGGCCCAAGCTGGACTGA